Genomic window (Pyrus communis chromosome 13, drPyrComm1.1, whole genome shotgun sequence):
CTAACCTTCACTACCCATGCGGAGTGCCTCAGCGAACGAGGATGCACCCACAGGCAAGATCATAAACTCCTGCATTGCCAGATTATTTCCTGCGTGGCTGCCTCCATTTATCACATTGAAAGCCGGGACGGGCATAACAAGCTCCTTCGTTCCTGAAACTTCCTGGATGTGCTTGTACAATGGCACTCCCTTTGCTCCAGCTCCCGCTCTACACACGCTCAGAGATACTCCCAATATGGCATTGGCCCCCAGTTTCGATTTGTTTGGGGTTCCATCGATTTCCAACATAAGTGCATCAACCTCATTTTGATttctgaaaaaatgaaaaaagcaaAAACTTCGGAACTTCATAACCAGCACTCAACAAATATGCCTAAACAACTCATATAAACATAATCAACATCAAGGCTAACAAGTTAGTGCTTCTGGAATGGCCAAACGTGCTTTAGTGCTTCTTCAAGAAGCAAATCCCTGTGCTTTCTTGAAAAGCACTTGAATTTTTAGTAAAGATTTTGACATGCTTCTAACAAAAGCACTTTGAGCAAGAGTAGAAGTCCCCGACGGGCTTCCAAGCGGTCCCTTAGCAAATTTTTCCTTAACATTCCTAAAATTAGTGAACTTTTTCTAACATCTATTGCTAAACTATTACTAATTAGAATTAAGAAACGGATTAACTATAAAAGCGATTAAACAAAAATGCTTAAGCTTAATTAACCTGACATCGACGCCAACGAGCTTGGGTCCCAAAATCTCATTGATGTTCTTCACAGCAGTGAGCACACCTTTCCCGCCGTAGACAGCCTTGTCACCGTCTCTGAGCTCCAACGCCTCGTAAATCCCGGTGGAGGCGCCACTGGGCACGGCCGATCGGTACAGATCGTCAGTGACCAGATCAACCTCGACGGTCGGATTGCCCCTGCTGTCGATGATCTGCCTCGCCTTCACCGACTTGACCTTGTACTCTTTGGAGGCCTTGGCGGCCGCGGTGGGCGCCACGGCGACTGAGCATTGGACGAAGCCGGAACGACGCCGGGCCGGGCAGGGGATGGCGGTGGGGAGCTGGGGTCTGGGCTGGGGTTTGGAGGAGAGGAAGGGGTTTTGGAGGAGGTTGGTGATGGGCTGGCTAGCTAGAGCCATGtgtagagagggagagagggagttttacagagagaaaagtgtttggatgGAGAGAAAGTTTGGGGAGGAGAGATATGAAGGGGGAGAGAAAGCGTGGGAAAATCCGTCGAGGTGGCGACGAATCTAATGTGTGGGTTGTTGGTTGGTGGTGGTGTCGTTTGGACTCGCGGAGACGTTGAGACTGAAGCAGCCTTTTTGGGAGAGAAGATGGCTGAGCGTCACGTGCGTGCGTGTATATGCTGAGGTGGCATGTGGGGTCCGTCTAActactttaaatatttttggtCCCACTGTGGACATAATcagaaatttgtaatttttttatttaaaattaaatataaataatacaaaattagCTGCACAAAATATGATAAACAAATGTAATTAAAGAATTCTTAAAATTCTTACTAAGAGAATTCGAAAAAAATTCTTATTTGCTTTGGACAACCGACAACGGTGCATGCATGCAATGCAACCTACCAGCCGGGTTTTTTTTTCACTAGTTTGGACTTTGGGGCCCAAACCTACAAGAAAAAAACTGTTCATATATGGGCCACAAGGCCCACAACAACGAGGGTAAAGTGGTAAttatatgaagaagaagaaaacttcaGTCGCTATTTGGAGAGAGACTTACATGAGATGACGTAAAAGGCCATCtatcttaaaaaaatttataatgtgATTGTAACAGAACAATGTAGTGCAACTAACTCACGCATTAAACAGTTTAAGTGAATGACATGAATCATGATTGATACTTTATTAACCTAAGAGTACTAATAATAAAAACTTCATGTTAAGTTTATGACATATCATTGATTGATACGTATTATGTTTATGATAACAGAGTTAAGAAAGAAAGATTTTTCAAGTTGCCAAGAACACAGCCCGCTACACCAAATATTTTCATAGATTCATATTAgtcgttgaatttttttttttcccaatatTCAAACACATATTATGATATTGGTAAACCGAACAATGTTCccaacacactaaaaaatttctcgttaAGAATGATTAAGTTTATAAACACGTGTTAGTAAACATATAGCCCACAAACATTACACACAAAATGAGCGCAAAAGATTTAAACTCGTTGAACCAGCCTCTCCCTTTCTCATATGAAAAAGAGATGGAGGTGGACACTGGATAGACGGGTTTGCCACTTTACCCTCAAAAGTGAATCACGTCTCTCAAGTGACACCAATAGAAAGTACTAAATTccagaaggagaaagaaaaaaaaaaaaatcccaaactcTCAAATGCATAAGCCGTAAAGTGGCGGACTCGTAATTCATCAAAACGAAACATACAAGCTTTGGCTCAGTTCACAAATATCAGAAAAATGTGATTACTAAACGATGGAGCCCGACAAAATAATTTGAGTTCTACTACTTGAGAAAGGTACAGGCAAGAAACAAGAACAGGTACACTACGAGTGAAGTTACAAGTTCGAGGGTCCAAGTCGGGTGTAACAGCATTGATGGAATATTCGGGACCAAAACCGAACCGCATACCCAACCAGTGACAAGAGCTCCAAGGCTGCAACAGGGGCAATGTGTAAGTAACgagaagagagagggaagaAGGCAGAAACTATGGCTACCATCCAAACTTACCCGAAAATGGAAGCTCTGGCCAGGCTCTTTGTCTTCTCGTTGAGAAAATAGATGCAAGCTGCCAAGGAGACCGCGACCTGtagtaaaaaatattttgattatttcCAAATTCCAGAAAAAAGGGGCACCAGCATTGCAATCTCTTTTCTGCGTGCTTAAATGCAAattatagtgttttaatcaAGATCAACAACGAGGAAGGgtgcatttatgttatggaAGAAAAACGACTTAAAAGATCCCAACGTTGGATTCAGCAAAAGAAGGTAGGCATTTGCTCTGTACGTCGAGAAATGTCTAAAAGTCTAATTGTGTCAGCAAGGCATGTTTCACAAAGAGACTGAGGCAATGCCACTACCATATTCTATTCCAAACCGTTTGTGCTCATCATATGACGAGAGCAACTCAATCAAAGATATCATCCACATTGCGAACAAACGAAGATGTCTCATGAACAGCTTATAGGATATCTATGAACAgcacaccaaaaaaataatgtcTAACTAAGTAACTGAGAGAGTAAACCTCCTCCTCAAACTTGCACAAATCCGTCACAAATAAAACATGTTTcaaatcaatgcttccaataaAGGATGCACTAAGGACAAGCCGATATTAGCCTACAAATTCAATTACCATGGCTGAAGGTTTGATTTGGATAacagaaaatgataaaaatggcAACAGGTATGATTAAAAGATATAAGGCCATTTGAGCCTTGGTAATCAGAACAAACCTGAAATGCAGGTCCACCTTCAGCTGAGTTCATGATACTCCAGCCACCCATGAACGCAAAGAGGAACAATCTTCTAAAAATAACTTCAACAGGTGGAACTTCCACAAAATTGAGCAGATTCTTAACCCAAGGTGGAGACTCTTCAACTTTCTTTTTCAACTTGctcttcaaattaatttttgttttcttcctctGCTGGAAGCTGGTCATCAAGATTTTCTCAAAAGCAGCTTCAATTGATTCTTCGCTTCTTTCATGTCCAGCATACTGTTGTAAGAGAAAATTGCGCGATCCCCAAATTTCTTCCTCAGACGCATCATAGGTCACACCAAGACGTTTATACGGATCCCAAACACTGATTCTAGGGAATTTTGGAGCATTACCTACAGAGGCAAAAAAAATGCGAAATGAGCAAAGGTCAGCTGTCTACTTATCCAGGCAGAACTCTCAAGTCAGATATATTAAACCACTAAGTACTGGTACCAGTACTACATATCCAACGTAAGTTCTTGGTGTCGGGTATAATAAAAAAGATTTATCTGTCATGCTCGTGTTTTAATCATTCACCACATAACGCAATTGTTAGAGTAAAATTGGCAATTCCTAAACAAAATGCAACCGATTCACCCCCCTCTAGGTTAAACTAGTACCCATCCTAGAACTTTCAACAATGGATAGCTGCCATTCACCCGAGGGGCGAAAAAGAGCAGAGTGAGACAACAACTACTTGATTCTCGATGCTCACAAGAACTTTGCTTTGCCATTACCATCAACTGGATTTCAACTAGCAGGAGCAAAAGTTTGTGTCTTTTATCCTGACTACAAAATCTTGTGTCCTAAAATCTAAATTCTGGGTCAGAACAGTGAAATCAGGcaaccaaataaataaaaattccccAAATTACAATAAAAAGAGCTAGGGCAGAAATGAATTTTACCTCCATAAGATGTACCAGCAGCAGCACATCTAGGAGCTCGTACAACGGAG
Coding sequences:
- the LOC137712884 gene encoding protein CHAPERONE-LIKE PROTEIN OF POR1, chloroplastic-like; protein product: MTSLSISSPNFTTTFLGRKLKFLENSKKLRTCCSVVRAPRCAAAGTSYGGNAPKFPRISVWDPYKRLGVTYDASEEEIWGSRNFLLQQYAGHERSEESIEAAFEKILMTSFQQRKKTKINLKSKLKKKVEESPPWVKNLLNFVEVPPVEVIFRRLFLFAFMGGWSIMNSAEGGPAFQVAVSLAACIYFLNEKTKSLARASIFGLGALVTGWVCGSVLVPNIPSMLLHPTWTLELVTSLVVYLFLFLACTFLK